The Aquipuribacter sp. SD81 DNA segment CGTGAAGAACTCCTTGTTCACCTCGAGCGACCAGCCCGCGGGCATGGTGCCGACGAGCCGCGAGTGGTAGGCCGGGTCGGCCGTCGCACGCTGCATCTCGAGGTACGCGGCGCGGTTGCCACCGAGGCCGGCGCCGGCCGCGGGCTCGAGACCGAGGTACTCCGCGACGACCGCCCGCTCGAAGGCCGGGTGGAAGTTCTCGTCGCCGATCTCGGGGGTGAAGCCGATGGAGCCGGCCGTCCAGAACGCCCAGTCCTCCGTGCCGCCCGTCGTGTCGTACAGCTCGTAGGACGGGATGTTGGCGTAGCCGTTGTGCGCGGTCGCCCGCGCGCCGAGCTCCTTGTACATCGGCTCCTCGAGCGGGGCGCCGGTCGCGGCGACACCCGGCGGGCGCAGCCACAGGTTGGAGTACGTGTGGTTGGTGATGAGCGTCGTCACCGAGCGGGTGCCGATGAGGTTCTTGATGTTGCGGGTCTCCGGCTCGCTGAACGGGTCGTCACCGCGGTAGGTGTCGCTCGACCAGCTCGTGCTGGCGCCCGGACCGCCCCACAGGCCGCCGTAGTTGCGGTTGAGGTCGGTGCCACGCAGGCGCCCGGCGTTGTTCGCCGCGCACGTGCCCGTCGTGTAGTTGACCGGGGCCGTCGGGGTGTTGGCGGAGATCTTGCAGTTCTTCCGCTTGTTGTCGTACGAGAACGTGCCGAACGTGTCGGTCGTCGTCGCCTCGCGGGAGATGGTGAAGCCGTCGGGGTTCACGACCGGCACGATGATCGTGCGGGTCTCCTCGACCAGGTCGGTGATCTCCTCGTCGCTCCCGTAGCCGTTGAGCAGCTCGTACGCCCACTCCATCGCGTGCTCGCCCGAGGGCCACTCGCGGGCGTGGTGCAGGCCCATGTGGAGGAGACGGGCTTCCCGTCGTGGACGCGGTCGACGTCGGTCGTGATCTCGATGCCGTGGACCATGCGGCCCTCGACGGTGGGCTCGTCGAGCGTGATGGGACGGACCATCCCCGGGTGGTCGGCGACGAGCTGCTTCATCTCGCTCTCGTAGTCGGCGAGGCGCCGGTACTCGGTGCGGCCGCTGGGGAGGGACGTCGAGTCGTTGGCGGCGGCGAACTGCGCGTCGGCGCGGCGGTCGGCGGCGGACTGCGCCCCCAGGTCGGCGATCTCGACGTCGTAGTCGAAGCCCGCGGCCTCGAGCGCCTTCTTGTCGGCCTTGCCGTGCAGGACGACGTCGATGCTCGTCGGCGTGCCGTGCTCGGTGAGGTCGAGGTCGAGGCGCTGCAGCTTCTCCTTGTCCTTGCGCGTCGGCGTCTCGACGCTGACGAGCGTCGACGTCTCCGGCTCACCCTCGATCTCGAGGAACGCGAGGTCGACGGTGACCTCGGCGCCCTTGCCCTTGAGCAGGCAGCCCTGCACGGTGAGCTCGGTGCCGGCGTCGACGAAGCCCGTGGCCTTCTCCCGGCCGGAGAAGCCGGCGCTCGCGGCGACGACCTCGCCCGCGTCGTCGAAGACCGCGAGGTCCCAGTCGCCCGCACCGGCGATGCCGGCCTCGACGAGGCCGCTGGTCGGGGCCGTCACGGTGTAGGAGTCGACGCCCGCGCCACGGGCGGGACCGTCGGCGCAGGTGCGCGCCTGGGCGGAGCGCACCTCGAGGACGTTGACCGGGCCGGCCTGCGCCGCGGGCACGGCGAGGACGGCACCCGACACCACGAGGGCACCGGTGACGCCGACGGCGACGCGGGTGCGGGACCTGCGTCGGCGTCGGTGACCGGGGTCCCCGGGGACGGCCGGGGGTGGAGCGGAGGAGAACGACATGCGTGTCGCCTTCCGCTGGTAGGTGGGGCGAAACGTAGGCGTCACCGCATGCGAGAACAAGGCTTTACCGACCGGTCGGGCACGGCTAGGGTGCGGCGCCCTCCGAACCGCCCGGCGCACCCGTCGGGAGGCTGCTCAGCACGCAGAACTCGTTGCCCTCGGGGTCGGCCATCACGAGCCACGTGACGTGCTCGTCGCCGCCCTGCCCGATGTCCGCGCGACGCGCGCCGAGAGCCTCCAGGCGTGCGACCTCGGTGTCCTGGTCGTCCGGTGCGAGGTCGAAGTGCCAGCGGTTCTTGCCCGCCGACTTCGCGTCCTGCACGCGCCAGAACATGACGGGGAACGCCTTGCCGCCCTCCTCCCGCGTCGCGGCGGGCGCGATGACGGCCGCGCTGCCGTCCTCGGCGGAGTGGACGAGGTGCCAGCCGAGGGCCTCCACCCAGAACCGCGCCTGCGCGGCCGGGTCGAGGGAGTCGACGGTCACGGAGTTGATGTGCAGCGCCATGCCCGCGGACGGTAGGGGAGGGGCCGGACACTGCGCGGACGACGGCGCGGCGCGAGGCACCCGAGTCGGGCGAGGCGTATGCCCCCATTGGGGGCATACGGCCTCACGCACGACCCTCGCCGGTCCGGTCGGCGTCGACGTCCCGGCCGCGTGGACCGGCCGGCCGGTGCGGCGCCCACCGGTGGCACGCTTGGCGCATGAGCGAGCGGCAGTTCGGGTTCCGCACCCGCGCCCTGCACGCCGGCGGCGCGCCGGACCCCACGACGGGCGCGCGGGCGGTGCCGATCTACCAGACGACGAGCTTCGTGTTCGAGGACGCCGCCGACGCCGCCAACCTCTTCGCGCTGCAGAAGTACGGCCTTATCTACTCCCGCATCGGCAACCCGACCGTGTCGGCGCTGGAGGAGCGGCTCGCCTCCTTGGAGGGCGGCCTCGGGGCCGTCGCGACCGCGTCGGGGCAGGCCGCGGAGTTCATCACCTTCGCCGCGCTCGCCGGCGCCGGCGACCACGTCGTCGCGGGCGCGTCGTTGTACGGCGGGACGATCACCCAGCTCGACGTCACGCTGCGCCGCTTCGGGGTCGACACGACCTTCGTGCGCGGCGGCGACCCCGCCGACTTCGCCGCCGCGATGACCGACCGCACCCGGTTCGTCTTCGCCGAGGTCGTCGCCAACCCCGGCGGCGAGGTCGCCGACGTCGCGGGTCTCGCCGAGGTCGCCCACGCCCACGGCGTGCCTCTCGTCGTCGACGCCACGACCGTCACGCCGTACCTGTGCCGGCCGATCGAGCACGGCGCCGACATCGTCATCCACTCCACGACGAAGTTCATCGGCGGCCACGGCACCACCCTCGGCGGGGTCGTCGTCGACTCCGGCCGCTTCCCGTGGGACAACGGGAAGTTCCCCTCCATGACGGAGCCCGTGCCGAGCTACGGCGACCTGCGCTGGTGGGGCAACTTCGCCGAGTACGGCTTCCTCACGAAGCTGCGCAGCGAGCAGCTGCGCGACATCGGCGCGTCGCTCAGCCCGCACTCGGCGTTCCTGCTGCTGCAGGGCGTGGAGACGCTGCCGCAGCGCATGCGCGAGCACGCCGCCAACGCGCGCCGGGTCGCCGAGTGGCTCGAGGCCGACGAGCGCGTCAGCTGGGTCCGCTACGCCGGCCTGCCGTCGCACCCCGACCACGAGCGCGCCGAGCGCTACACCCCCGAGGGTCCCGGGGCCGTCTTCAGCTTCGGCGTGCGCGGCGGGCGCGAGGCCGGCGAGCGGTTCATCTCCTCGGTGCGGCTGTGCAGCCACCTCGCGAACATCGGCGACGCCCGAACCCTCGTGCTGCACCCGGCGTCCACGACGCACCAGCAGCTGAGCGAGGAACAGCTCGCCGCGGGCGGCGTCTCGCCGGACCTCATCCGCATCAGCGTCGGGCTGGAGGACGTCGACGACGTGCTGTGGGACCTCGACCAGGCCCTCGACGCGGCCGTGCGCGGCGACGTGGCGAGCGCGTCGGCCGCGCCCCCGCCCGACGAGGTCGACGGCGGCACCTCGGCGGTGGCGTCGTGAGCGCGACCCCGCGCGACGAGCGCACGTGGAGCGGCCCGAGCGCGCAGCAGCGCCAGGCGATCCTGCGCCGGACCCGGACCGTCGCCGTGGTGGGCGCCAGCGACAAGCCGTCGCGCGCGTCGTACTTCGTCTCGACGTACCTGCTGTCCACCTCGCCGTACGAGGTGTGGTTCGTCAACCCGAACGTGCGCGAGATCCTCGGCCGGCCCGTGTACTCCTCGCTCGCCGAGCTGCCCGGGGTGCCCGACCTGGTCGACGTGTTCCGCCGCCACGACGACCTGCCGGCGGTGCTGGAGGAGACCCTCGCCCTCGACGAGGGCGTGCAGACGCTGTGGCTGCAGCTGGGGCTCTGGCACGAGGGCGTCGCCCGCCGCGCCGAGGCGGCCGGCCTCGACGTCGTCATGGACCGTTGCCTCAAGATCGAGCACGCCCGGTTCCACGGCGGCCTGCACCTCGCGGGCTTCGACACCGGCGTCATCGACTCCCGGCGGCGCCGCGACTGAGGGACCACATCCGTCTGCGTTCGTGTCGACGTACGGCGCGTGCGTCTGCGTTCGTGTCGTCGAGCGCGGGTTACCGTGCCGCATGGCGGCGGCGACGCGACGGCGGGGTCTGCCGCGCCGCGTGAGCAACTGGCTGCTGCTCGTCGCGACGGCCGTCGCGCTGCTCACCGGGCTGCTCACGTGGTTCGTCGTGACGGACGCCGGCCGCTGGGTCGTCGCCGTGCACGGCGCCGCAGGGCTGCTCCTTCTGCTGCTCGTGCCGTGGAAGACGCCGGTCGTCCGCTCCGGGCTGGCGCGCGGGCGCCGCACCCGCTGGCTGTCGCTGCTGCTGCTCGCCGTGACGGTCCTCGCCCTCGTCACGGGCGTCCTCCACGCGACGGGGCTGGCGACGGCCGCGGGTGGGCAGCTGATGATGTGGTGGCACGTCGCGTCCGGCTTCACCGTCGCCGCGCTGCTCGTGTGGCACGCGCTGGCCCGTCGGCAGCCGCTGCGGCGCACCGACCTCGACCGGCGGCTCGCGCTGCGCGCCGGTGGCGTCGCGCTCGGCGCCGGGGCGATGTGGCTCGCGACGAGCACCGCCACCACCGCGCTCGCCCTGCCCGGTGAGGCGCGCCGCCCCACCGGCTCGTACCTGCTGCCGCGGCCGCGCCCGACCATCTGGCTGTTCGACAGCACGCCGGCCCGCGCCGACGCCGACCCGGTGATCTGGCATGTCGACCTGACGGACGCCGACGGCACCCGCACCGTGCCCGTCACCGACCTCGCCGGCTCGGCGGAGCGCACGAGACGAACCGTCGTCATCGACTGCACCTCCGGCTGGGCGAGCGAGCAGCCGTGGACGGGCGTGCCGCTCGCCGCGCTCGTGCGGCCCGCCCCGGGCGACCGGTCGGCCCTCGTCCGCTCCCGCACCGGCTACGCCCGCCGGTTCCCGATCGCCGAGCTCGACGACCTGCTGCTCGCGACCGACATGGCCGACGCGCCGCTCGACGTCGTCCTCGGCGGCCCTGTCCGCCTCGTCGTGCCCGACCAGCGCGGGTTCGCGTGGGTCAAGTGGGTCGCCGAGGTCCGCACCGACCCGGCGCCGCCGTGGGCGCAGCCGCCCGTCCCGCTGCGCTAGCGCCGGGCGCCCTGGACATCCGCCCGGAAGGTCGGGCACCACGACCCTGGGACCCGGGACACCGGGCGCCGCAGAGTCCTCCTCGACGCGGACCGCCCGGTCCGCCCGGTTCTCACGAGGAGACACCACGCCATGAGCACCACCGCCAACCCCGCCGCCTTCGCCGCCGCCCACCCCGCCCACCCCGCCGTCCCGTCACCGGCTCACGAGGTCGCCGACGCCTCGACGCGCGCGGCAGCCCGCCGCCCCCGCGCCTGGGCCTGGACGGGCGTCGCCGCGGGCGTCCTCGGCGTCGCGGCGATCCAGATGAGCCTGCTCGTGACGCCGGTCTACGACGACGCCACCGCCGGCGACGCCGAGGCCATCACGACCGCCATGGGCGACCTCGTGCCGGCCCTGCTCGCCTTCCACCTCACGACCACGACGCTGCTCGTGCTCCTGCCCGTCGTCGCCGCCGGTCTGCACCGGCGCCTCCGTACCGCGCTGCCCGGCACCAGCCTGCTCCCGGGGGTCGCCGCCGCGGGCCTGCTCCTGGTCGCGGCGGCCGCGCTCATGGGCTCCGCGCTCGACACGGAGTTCATCTTCGCCGCCGGCGAGCCCGACCGGGTGGTGCCGGAGTCGGTGGCCTTCTACGGGCACTGGGTCGGCACGGTGCCGTGGCTGTGGGTGGGTGCCGGCATCAGCGGCGTGGCCGTCGCGGTCGCCTCGCTGCGGCACGGCGCGGTGCCGCGCTGGCTCGGCGTGGTCGGCCTCGTGCTCGGCGGCCTCACGCTGCTCCTCGGCGTCAGCCCCCTGCAGTACATGGCCGGCTTCACGGGTCCGGTCTGGCTGCTGGTCACCATGCTCGGCCTCGCGCTCGGCGACCGTCGGGCAGCGTGAGCCGAAACCCTCTCCCGGGACGCCGGTCGGTCCGTACGCTGCGCTCGCCATGACAGCGACCGTCGCCGCCGGCAGCGGGACCACCACCGCCGCGCCGGCCCTCCTCGAGGGCCGGCGCGGTGGCGCGCCTGCGGCCGCCGTCGTGACCCTCGTCCTCGCCTGGGGGACCGGGGTCCTGTCGCTCCTCCTCCTGCTCGGCGCCGCCCTCCGGCCCGGGGAGGACCTGATCTTCTACGCCGTCGACCTCGCCGTCGCCGTCGTCTTCGGTGCCGTCGGGGCCGTCGTGCTGTGGCGGGTCGTGCACCCCGTCGCCGTCCTGATGTCACTGGCCGCCGTCGGTGGCGCGCTCGCGTGCCTCGGCTACGGCTACGACGCCCTCGGGCGGGAGGTCGGAGGGCTGCCCGCGCAGGATGCCGTGTACCGGCTCTTCAGCACCGCGTGGCTCCCCGGGACGTTCGCGATGTTCCTCGTGCTGCCGTGGCTGGTACGGGAGGACGGCTCGTGGCCGCCCGACCGGGCGGGTCGTGCGGGACTGGGCGCGGGCCTGTTCGTGACGTCTCTCGTGCTCGGGATCCAGTTCCTGCCCGAGACCGGTGCCGCCTTCCTCGCCTTCTCGGCTCTCACCGCGGTGGCGGTCGTCCTGGGGCTGGTCGCCGCGTGGGCGTGCGTGCGCCGGCGTCGTGACCTGCCGCCCGGCCAGCGGACGCCGTACGTCTGGCTGGCGCTCGGCACGGCGACGGTCGCCGTCTCGTTCGTCCCCTTCGCCGTGCCGCCGTTGCTCGGCGTCGTGCCCGTCGCGGTCGTCCCGTCGCTGCACCTGGTGAGCCAGGTGCTGCTGCCCGGCGCCGTCATGGTCGTGGTCCTGCGCCGCCGGCTGTGGGGGCTCGACCTCGCTCTGTCCCGCGCGGTCCTGGCGGGCGCGCTGACCGCGGTGCTCGTCCTCGCCTACGTCGTCGTCACGGCGCTCGTCGGTGCGCTCGTGCCGGGCACCGGCCTCGGCCAGCTCGCGGCGGCCGCCGCGGTCGTGGCCGCGGTCCAGCCGTCGCGGCTGTGGCTGCAGCGCCGCGTCGACCGGCTCGTCCACGGTGACGCGCACGACCCCGCGCAGGCGGTCCGCCGCCTCGGTGCCTCCCTGGGCGCCGCGTCGTCGACGGAGGACCTCCTCGAGGGGCTCGTCGACGGCGTCGTCGCCGCCCTCCGGCTCGACGGCGCCGTGCTCGTCGTCGACGGTGAGGAGGTCCTCCGCCGCGGCCGCCCGTCGCCCGGCCCGGACACCCTCGGCGTCCCCCTGCAGCACCGCGGCGCGCCCGTGGGGCGCCTCGACGTCACCGCCCCCGGCGGGGAGCGGCTCGACGCCCGGGGCCGGGCGGCGCTCGCGGACCTCGCCGGCGTCGTCGCGGCGGGCGTGGCGCTCACCGTGGCCGCGCGCGACCTCGAGACGGCCCGGGAGAAGGTGACCGAGGCCCGGCTGGCCGAGCGCCGCGTGCTGCGCCGCGAGCTGCACGACGGCCTCGGGCCGTCGCTCGCGGGTATCCGGCTCGGCATCGGTGCGGCGCGCAACGTCGTGCGTGAGGACCCGGCGGCCGCGGCCGACCTGCTCGAGGCGCTGCAGGCCGAGCTCGACGAGCGGGTGCAGGACGTCCGCACCCTGTCCCGCGACCTGCTGCCGCCCGCGCTCGACGAGCTGGGGCTCCTGCCCGCGCTCACCGAGCTCGCGGCCCGCCACGCGACCGGCGGTCTCGACGTGCGGCTCGACCTCGACCCCGCGACGTCCGCGCTGCGCGGGCCGCTCGCCGTCACCGCCTACGGCATCGTCGTGGAGGCGGTGACGAACGTCGCCCGGCACAGCGGCGCCTCGTGCGCCACCGTCCGGCTGCGCCGCGAGGACGACCGGCTCCTCGTGCACGTCGACGACGACGGCACGGGCATCGGTGACCGCGCGGTGCCGGGCGTCGGCACGTCGTCGATGCGGGAGCGCGCGGAGGAGGTCGGCGGCACGCTGCGCCTCGGCGCGGCGCCGGGCGGCGGCACCCGGGTGGCGGCGGAGCTGCCGTGGCCGGCGTGAGCGAGGACGTCCGGGTCGCCGTCGTCGACGACCACCCGGTCTTCCGGCTCGGGATGGTGAGCCTGCTCGGCAGCCTCGACGGCGTCGCCGTCGTCGGCCAGGCCGCCTCGGCCGCGCAGGCGGCCGACGTCCTCGACGAGACCGCGACGCCCGACCTCGACGTCGTCCTCATGGACGTCGACCTCGGCGACGGCTCCGGCATCGAGGTGACACGCGACCTGGTCCGGGCCCGGCCGGACGTCGCCGTCCTCGTCGTCACCATGCACGAGGACGACGACAACCTCGTCGCGGCCATCCGCGCGGGGGCCCGCGGCTACCTGCTGAAGAGCGCGAGCCCGACCGAGGTGGAGCGCGCCGTGCGCGCCGTCGCGAACGGCGAGGTCATCCTCGGGCCCGAGGTCGCCGCGCGAACCCTCGCGTACCTGTCGGGTGCGCGTACCGCCGCGGTCGGTGGTCCGGTTCCGTTCCCCGAGCTGACGGCCCGCGAGCGGGAGGTGCTCGACCTCGTCGCGCGCGGCCTCGACAACGCCTCGGTCGCGCGACGGCTGGTCCTGGCCGACAAGACCGTGCGGAACACCGTCGCGGCGATCACCGCGAAGCTCGCGGTGCGGGACCGGTCGGCCCTCATCGTGCGGGCACGGGAGGGCGGGCTCGGCGGCTGAGGTCCGTCGTCGGGCGTGTACCCCCACTGGGGGCACACGCCTGCTCACGAGGTGCGCCCCCGGGCAGGCTTCTCACGTCCAGTACAGGACCCGCAGGCCGGGCAGGCGGCGCGCGAGCTCGGCCTCGAACCAGGTCCGCAGCTCAGCCATGACGTCCTTCGGGTAGACGTACTTCAGCGAGCCGTACCGGCCGCGCTTCTCCGTGCGGCGCGAGGGGTCCATGTCGACGCGGGTGCGCGGGTACCAGCCGAGGAGCACGTCGCGGCTGCCCGGCGTGAAGCGGTGCGTGATGAGCTCGGCGGTGAGGTCGAGGTCGGGCACGGCGTCGACGGCGGCCTCGACGAGGTCGAGCAGGTGCCCGTAGTGGGTCCGCCAGTCCTCGACCGGCATGAGCGGCGCCATCGTCAGGCCCACGGGGTAGCCGTCGAGCGCGAGCCGGCGCAGCGCGGCGAGCCGGTCCTCCAGCCGCGCCGTCCCGCCCTCGACCCGCTCGGTGACCGGCAGGCAGTTGACGCTGAAGCGGACCCGGGTGCGCCCGGCGTGCGGC contains these protein-coding regions:
- a CDS encoding M14 family zinc carboxypeptidase; the protein is MGLHHAREWPSGEHAMEWAYELLNGYGSDEEITDLVEETRTIIVPVVNPDGFTISREATTTDTFGTFSYDNKRKNCKISANTPTAPVNYTTGTCAANNAGRLRGTDLNRNYGGLWGGPGASTSWSSDTYRGDDPFSEPETRNIKNLIGTRSVTTLITNHTYSNLWLRPPGVAATGAPLEEPMYKELGARATAHNGYANIPSYELYDTTGGTEDWAFWTAGSIGFTPEIGDENFHPAFERAVVAEYLGLEPAAGAGLGGNRAAYLEMQRATADPAYHSRLVGTMPAGWSLEVNKEFFTSTSPVIGRGGEVIQLRGLAVEPLRLDRRALRVRGQPVDASHRGRPRRP
- a CDS encoding VOC family protein yields the protein MALHINSVTVDSLDPAAQARFWVEALGWHLVHSAEDGSAAVIAPAATREEGGKAFPVMFWRVQDAKSAGKNRWHFDLAPDDQDTEVARLEALGARRADIGQGGDEHVTWLVMADPEGNEFCVLSSLPTGAPGGSEGAAP
- a CDS encoding O-acetylhomoserine aminocarboxypropyltransferase/cysteine synthase family protein, with amino-acid sequence MSERQFGFRTRALHAGGAPDPTTGARAVPIYQTTSFVFEDAADAANLFALQKYGLIYSRIGNPTVSALEERLASLEGGLGAVATASGQAAEFITFAALAGAGDHVVAGASLYGGTITQLDVTLRRFGVDTTFVRGGDPADFAAAMTDRTRFVFAEVVANPGGEVADVAGLAEVAHAHGVPLVVDATTVTPYLCRPIEHGADIVIHSTTKFIGGHGTTLGGVVVDSGRFPWDNGKFPSMTEPVPSYGDLRWWGNFAEYGFLTKLRSEQLRDIGASLSPHSAFLLLQGVETLPQRMREHAANARRVAEWLEADERVSWVRYAGLPSHPDHERAERYTPEGPGAVFSFGVRGGREAGERFISSVRLCSHLANIGDARTLVLHPASTTHQQLSEEQLAAGGVSPDLIRISVGLEDVDDVLWDLDQALDAAVRGDVASASAAPPPDEVDGGTSAVAS
- a CDS encoding CoA-binding protein: MSATPRDERTWSGPSAQQRQAILRRTRTVAVVGASDKPSRASYFVSTYLLSTSPYEVWFVNPNVREILGRPVYSSLAELPGVPDLVDVFRRHDDLPAVLEETLALDEGVQTLWLQLGLWHEGVARRAEAAGLDVVMDRCLKIEHARFHGGLHLAGFDTGVIDSRRRRD
- a CDS encoding molybdopterin-dependent oxidoreductase; translated protein: MAAATRRRGLPRRVSNWLLLVATAVALLTGLLTWFVVTDAGRWVVAVHGAAGLLLLLLVPWKTPVVRSGLARGRRTRWLSLLLLAVTVLALVTGVLHATGLATAAGGQLMMWWHVASGFTVAALLVWHALARRQPLRRTDLDRRLALRAGGVALGAGAMWLATSTATTALALPGEARRPTGSYLLPRPRPTIWLFDSTPARADADPVIWHVDLTDADGTRTVPVTDLAGSAERTRRTVVIDCTSGWASEQPWTGVPLAALVRPAPGDRSALVRSRTGYARRFPIAELDDLLLATDMADAPLDVVLGGPVRLVVPDQRGFAWVKWVAEVRTDPAPPWAQPPVPLR
- a CDS encoding sensor histidine kinase — encoded protein: MTATVAAGSGTTTAAPALLEGRRGGAPAAAVVTLVLAWGTGVLSLLLLLGAALRPGEDLIFYAVDLAVAVVFGAVGAVVLWRVVHPVAVLMSLAAVGGALACLGYGYDALGREVGGLPAQDAVYRLFSTAWLPGTFAMFLVLPWLVREDGSWPPDRAGRAGLGAGLFVTSLVLGIQFLPETGAAFLAFSALTAVAVVLGLVAAWACVRRRRDLPPGQRTPYVWLALGTATVAVSFVPFAVPPLLGVVPVAVVPSLHLVSQVLLPGAVMVVVLRRRLWGLDLALSRAVLAGALTAVLVLAYVVVTALVGALVPGTGLGQLAAAAAVVAAVQPSRLWLQRRVDRLVHGDAHDPAQAVRRLGASLGAASSTEDLLEGLVDGVVAALRLDGAVLVVDGEEVLRRGRPSPGPDTLGVPLQHRGAPVGRLDVTAPGGERLDARGRAALADLAGVVAAGVALTVAARDLETAREKVTEARLAERRVLRRELHDGLGPSLAGIRLGIGAARNVVREDPAAAADLLEALQAELDERVQDVRTLSRDLLPPALDELGLLPALTELAARHATGGLDVRLDLDPATSALRGPLAVTAYGIVVEAVTNVARHSGASCATVRLRREDDRLLVHVDDDGTGIGDRAVPGVGTSSMRERAEEVGGTLRLGAAPGGGTRVAAELPWPA
- a CDS encoding response regulator transcription factor, producing the protein MSEDVRVAVVDDHPVFRLGMVSLLGSLDGVAVVGQAASAAQAADVLDETATPDLDVVLMDVDLGDGSGIEVTRDLVRARPDVAVLVVTMHEDDDNLVAAIRAGARGYLLKSASPTEVERAVRAVANGEVILGPEVAARTLAYLSGARTAAVGGPVPFPELTAREREVLDLVARGLDNASVARRLVLADKTVRNTVAAITAKLAVRDRSALIVRAREGGLGG